Proteins encoded together in one Chitinophaga lutea window:
- a CDS encoding RagB/SusD family nutrient uptake outer membrane protein, producing MKTTKNNILFFLLLGGAVTLGSCGKLLEEDPNSFVSPDAFFKSESQCIAALNGCYMELTNIYAADLMISLEAVTDLAFLSSSNLDAKLEISPANPGMGDNIWTACYKGVMYCNAAISGIENATIPADKKPPLKAEAVALRALYYYILTSTFGDVPYYTTDINSLSVLETISKLGRMSANETRATLIKELQEYAPKLPQMRTSEVKDNRISAPMAYMLIGKMALWNKDYAACTQAMEEIRKIYGQLVQYPLEATYFRNKNTAESIFEIQYTWSATGLKKTSTVAAFFTPVKASGTSTYDGVNIPELGDAANPFNSITPSEYLMSLYDLADPRKEIILAYSYNGTWFKRPMANNGTGKPWMGPKFWCPGMTNIADGNNQKVFRYADALLMLAEAANETGNTDLAMQCLNEVKGRAGEDFKLPAYPGKPEFLAELKKERARELMGEYGRKWDLVRWGDFFRVVNETIALEYETVKTNIRPYHEFYPIPDKEVVRSGGALTNPAYNQ from the coding sequence ATGAAAACGACCAAGAACAACATACTTTTTTTCCTGCTGCTCGGCGGTGCGGTCACCCTGGGGAGCTGCGGCAAGCTGCTGGAAGAAGACCCGAACAGCTTCGTGAGCCCCGATGCGTTCTTTAAATCGGAAAGCCAGTGCATCGCGGCACTCAACGGGTGCTACATGGAGCTGACCAATATTTACGCGGCCGACCTGATGATTTCGCTGGAAGCGGTGACCGATCTCGCGTTCCTCAGTTCCTCCAACCTCGACGCCAAACTGGAAATCTCTCCTGCCAACCCCGGCATGGGCGATAATATCTGGACGGCCTGTTATAAAGGCGTGATGTATTGTAATGCCGCCATCAGCGGTATAGAGAACGCCACCATCCCCGCCGATAAAAAACCGCCGCTGAAAGCAGAAGCCGTTGCTCTGCGGGCGCTGTATTATTACATCCTCACCAGCACCTTCGGCGATGTGCCGTATTACACGACAGACATCAACAGCCTCAGCGTACTCGAGACCATCTCCAAACTGGGCCGTATGAGCGCCAACGAAACAAGGGCCACGCTCATTAAAGAACTACAGGAATATGCGCCCAAACTGCCACAGATGCGTACCTCGGAGGTGAAAGACAACCGCATTTCCGCGCCCATGGCGTATATGCTGATCGGCAAGATGGCGCTCTGGAATAAAGACTATGCCGCCTGCACGCAGGCCATGGAGGAAATCAGGAAGATCTACGGCCAGCTGGTGCAGTACCCGCTGGAAGCCACTTATTTCCGGAACAAAAACACGGCTGAATCGATTTTTGAAATACAATACACCTGGTCTGCCACCGGCCTGAAAAAGACCTCTACCGTGGCGGCCTTCTTCACACCCGTTAAAGCTTCCGGCACGAGTACGTACGACGGGGTGAACATTCCCGAACTGGGCGATGCCGCCAATCCTTTCAATTCCATTACGCCGTCGGAATACCTGATGTCGCTCTACGACCTGGCCGACCCGCGGAAAGAGATCATCCTCGCCTACAGTTACAACGGCACCTGGTTCAAAAGGCCCATGGCCAACAATGGTACCGGCAAACCCTGGATGGGCCCCAAATTCTGGTGCCCCGGCATGACCAACATCGCGGACGGCAACAACCAGAAAGTATTCCGCTATGCCGATGCGCTGCTGATGCTGGCGGAGGCCGCCAACGAAACCGGCAACACCGACCTGGCCATGCAATGCCTGAACGAAGTGAAAGGCAGGGCCGGTGAAGACTTCAAATTACCGGCCTATCCCGGCAAACCCGAATTCCTCGCCGAACTGAAAAAAGAACGGGCCCGCGAACTGATGGGCGAATACGGCCGCAAATGGGACCTGGTGCGCTGGGGCGATTTCTTCCGCGTGGTGAATGAAACCATCGCACTGGAATACGAAACCGTCAAAACCAACATCCGCCCTTATCATGAATTTTACCCTATCCCGGACAAGGAAGTTGTCCGTTCCGGAGGGGCATTAACAAATCCTGCATATAACCAATAA
- a CDS encoding endonuclease/exonuclease/phosphatase family protein, whose amino-acid sequence MKKIICFPLFLLSLCAMLSASAQGTFRVLSYNILEGMVKDTTKGKTVFVEWVKARNPDVVALQECNGFTQKTLEELALSYGHPYAVIVKENGYPTGLTSRYPIADIRKVNESMTHGFIMARIEQYNIVVLHLNPHKHLKRRAEIAQVLKNVELQKDRKNWIMMGDFNSVSPLDKERIEKSGYIARQQAAAAKRPMLDNLVNGNAVDYQVQQHILDAGFTDAGHTYDAREKARTGKSIINTDTRIDYIYLSSDLAKKLAACSFIYDDFTATHSDHRPILLDLKK is encoded by the coding sequence ATGAAAAAAATAATCTGCTTCCCGCTGTTCCTCCTCTCCCTCTGCGCCATGCTGTCCGCCAGCGCCCAGGGTACCTTCCGGGTATTGAGCTATAACATCCTCGAAGGCATGGTGAAAGACACCACCAAAGGCAAAACCGTTTTCGTGGAATGGGTGAAAGCCCGCAACCCGGACGTAGTGGCCCTGCAGGAGTGCAACGGCTTCACCCAGAAAACGCTGGAAGAACTCGCCCTGAGCTACGGCCATCCCTATGCCGTGATCGTCAAGGAAAACGGCTACCCTACCGGGCTTACCTCGCGTTATCCGATTGCAGACATCCGCAAGGTGAACGAAAGCATGACCCATGGTTTTATCATGGCGCGCATCGAACAGTACAACATCGTGGTGCTGCACCTCAACCCGCATAAACACCTGAAAAGAAGAGCCGAGATCGCACAGGTGCTGAAAAACGTGGAGCTGCAGAAAGACCGGAAAAACTGGATCATGATGGGGGATTTTAATTCCGTGTCGCCCCTCGATAAGGAGCGCATCGAAAAATCGGGCTACATCGCCCGCCAACAGGCCGCTGCCGCCAAACGCCCCATGCTGGACAATCTCGTCAACGGCAACGCGGTGGATTACCAGGTGCAGCAGCACATCCTGGACGCCGGTTTCACCGACGCCGGGCACACTTACGACGCCCGCGAAAAGGCCCGCACCGGCAAAAGCATCATCAATACCGATACGCGGATAGATTATATCTACCTCAGCAGCGACCTCGCAAAGAAGCTCGCCGCCTGCAGTTTTATTTACGACGACTTTACGGCCACCCATTCCGATCACCGGCCCATTTTACTCGACTTAAAAAAATAA
- a CDS encoding DUF5689 domain-containing protein codes for MKQHFLYLLAGGLMALLFSACRKEIDYKFSTELAVDSRIIRLNANADTTQIIVYADGKWSVEPAEETDWMKLQSTSGDGKGSVRAEVTSNDGNLPRAIKLVVRAGGKTDTISLQQRGLTPQIAIADTTLQSIANGGMLKTVIATNVPLEKMNVSYRYDDAAQAGWLGSVSIQNGYLFFKADTNRAAAARSGVLTLSYLDALGTTTRDSVRVRQHPGMSFEGAVLKDFAYVKQSLAAGVIQENIYIEGIVISDKGHPNIAKNLNAATNKHTLDKTENAIAVYVQSMDGTTGLYLKTKTAGDNIFAFNDHVKIWLKGATLTSLTNPGRTVISNIEAPQVMGKESRTTPLQPREKYIGDLTDNDLYTYVKLKDVEISVPSGSFSNINEGYIARMDCYPTHIRDVKGAGLYMLTNLDVPYRRDGTQVPQGSGTIAGVLVSETLERYGGNIGKYAIRHLKREDIVLQSARENGFSNVLVEWSRFKNEFAATPTESQNPLTPETGTGRLFQTTKTGLDFTANGISGATDYNALLQEAATNKGAVSFGGWACKNWWNTTANKGEGWMIQLSTAGISKPISLQLEGNSDIGGPRNFVVEWAASNESTAVWSSVGSFTFEDVANWSNTLLTQVAGNKVVNFNFPQAASGLPQLYIRVRVANRTAGTTTNPTGGTLGATATSRLVHVSVKYNK; via the coding sequence ATGAAGCAACATTTCTTATATCTCCTGGCCGGCGGTTTGATGGCCCTGCTTTTTTCCGCCTGCCGCAAAGAAATAGATTATAAATTCAGCACGGAGCTCGCCGTCGACAGCCGCATCATACGTCTGAACGCCAATGCAGACACCACGCAGATCATCGTGTATGCCGACGGTAAATGGTCGGTAGAGCCCGCTGAGGAAACAGACTGGATGAAACTGCAATCCACCTCCGGCGACGGTAAAGGCAGCGTGCGCGCGGAAGTGACCAGCAACGACGGGAACCTTCCCCGCGCCATCAAACTCGTGGTAAGGGCCGGCGGCAAAACCGACACCATCTCCCTGCAGCAGCGCGGCCTCACCCCGCAGATCGCCATCGCAGACACCACGCTGCAAAGCATCGCCAACGGCGGCATGCTCAAAACGGTGATCGCCACCAATGTGCCTTTGGAAAAGATGAACGTCAGCTACCGGTACGACGATGCGGCGCAGGCCGGCTGGCTCGGCAGCGTGAGCATCCAGAACGGTTACCTGTTCTTCAAAGCCGACACCAACCGCGCCGCCGCAGCGCGCTCAGGCGTGCTCACCCTGAGCTACCTCGACGCCCTGGGCACCACCACCCGCGATTCCGTGCGCGTACGCCAGCATCCGGGCATGAGTTTCGAAGGGGCCGTGCTGAAAGACTTTGCTTACGTCAAACAAAGCCTGGCGGCCGGCGTTATCCAGGAAAATATTTATATCGAGGGCATCGTGATCAGCGACAAAGGCCATCCCAACATCGCCAAAAACCTGAACGCCGCCACCAACAAACATACGCTCGACAAAACAGAGAACGCCATCGCCGTATACGTGCAGAGCATGGACGGTACAACGGGCCTCTACCTGAAAACCAAAACCGCCGGCGACAATATCTTCGCGTTCAACGACCATGTGAAAATATGGCTTAAAGGCGCCACGCTGACTTCCCTCACCAATCCCGGCCGTACGGTGATTTCCAATATCGAAGCGCCGCAGGTGATGGGGAAAGAAAGCCGCACTACCCCGTTGCAGCCCCGCGAGAAGTATATCGGCGACCTGACCGACAACGACCTGTATACCTACGTGAAACTGAAAGACGTGGAAATATCCGTTCCCTCCGGTTCCTTCAGCAACATCAACGAAGGGTATATTGCCCGAATGGACTGCTACCCTACGCATATCCGCGACGTCAAAGGCGCAGGGCTGTACATGCTCACCAACCTCGATGTGCCTTACCGCCGCGACGGCACGCAGGTGCCCCAGGGCTCCGGCACCATCGCCGGTGTGCTGGTGAGTGAAACACTTGAGCGTTATGGCGGCAACATCGGCAAATACGCCATCCGTCATTTGAAAAGAGAAGATATTGTTTTGCAGTCCGCGCGGGAAAACGGTTTCTCGAACGTGCTGGTGGAGTGGAGCCGTTTTAAAAACGAATTCGCCGCCACACCCACGGAGAGTCAAAACCCGCTGACGCCCGAAACCGGTACCGGCCGGCTGTTCCAGACCACGAAAACAGGTCTTGACTTCACCGCCAACGGCATCTCCGGCGCCACCGACTACAACGCCCTGTTACAGGAAGCCGCCACCAATAAAGGCGCCGTCAGCTTTGGTGGCTGGGCCTGCAAAAACTGGTGGAATACCACCGCCAACAAAGGCGAAGGCTGGATGATACAACTTTCCACCGCCGGCATCAGCAAGCCCATCTCACTGCAGCTCGAGGGCAATTCCGATATCGGCGGGCCCCGGAACTTCGTGGTGGAGTGGGCTGCTTCCAACGAAAGCACGGCGGTGTGGAGCAGCGTGGGCTCCTTCACGTTCGAAGACGTAGCCAACTGGTCCAATACCCTGCTCACGCAGGTGGCTGGCAACAAAGTGGTCAACTTCAACTTCCCGCAGGCAGCCAGCGGCCTGCCGCAGCTCTACATCCGGGTGCGAGTGGCGAACAGAACGGCAGGCACCACCACCAACCCCACCGGCGGCACGCTGGGCGCTACCGCCACATCGAGGCTGGTGCATGTGTCTGTGAAATACAATAAATAA
- a CDS encoding DUF7674 family protein, giving the protein MSTWRRKAMACLPGLKKEIEVNDFSIYDFFIELLPATIAAHRVNDTVRLTAYYAFSEWCFRQKAKDLWNAAAVAFYEHLGDQPETLGAMPQWVPASIYNDIRGLLALRLDHAVMKELDKAYK; this is encoded by the coding sequence ATGAGTACCTGGCGGAGAAAAGCAATGGCATGCCTGCCCGGCCTGAAGAAGGAAATCGAGGTGAACGACTTTTCGATCTATGATTTTTTCATCGAGCTGCTTCCTGCTACTATCGCAGCACATCGTGTTAACGATACAGTGAGGCTTACAGCTTATTATGCATTCAGCGAGTGGTGCTTCCGGCAAAAGGCGAAAGACCTCTGGAATGCCGCCGCGGTTGCATTTTACGAACACCTGGGCGATCAGCCGGAAACGCTGGGGGCCATGCCGCAATGGGTACCGGCGTCTATCTATAACGATATACGCGGACTGCTGGCGCTGCGCCTCGATCATGCCGTTATGAAAGAGCTCGACAAAGCGTACAAATAA
- a CDS encoding DUF4342 domain-containing protein has product MSFKESFTLHGENLVKKVKELIEEGNVRKISISNKEGKELMSFPLTIGVVGVLLAPILAAVGAAAAFIGECTITVEREAPEEEKKEL; this is encoded by the coding sequence ATGAGCTTTAAAGAATCCTTCACCCTCCATGGTGAAAACCTCGTCAAAAAAGTAAAGGAACTGATCGAAGAAGGCAACGTCAGGAAAATTTCCATTTCCAACAAGGAAGGGAAAGAACTGATGAGCTTCCCCCTCACCATCGGCGTGGTAGGCGTGCTGCTGGCGCCCATCCTGGCCGCCGTAGGCGCCGCCGCGGCATTCATCGGCGAATGTACCATTACCGTAGAAAGAGAAGCGCCGGAAGAAGAAAAAAAGGAACTGTGA
- a CDS encoding TlpA family protein disulfide reductase: MKRQLYLFFLVCCPVWLFAQEPVITFSAAGGAGQQLRVLPPVQGEFFMGNLSERRLDSSGTAVFPNTEKVPGAYYFFYKRCYTLYVKPGKSYSLTVNAADTVNPVAVTGPDAEGQLELNNVSAEFYQQRGMRYYAEDSVFAHNAKRVRADQAAQLQRFTNLFREKKTDRAFLQHAEKLTAGYYASVLGATLLRPTMAVQADKKKPGFQQAAVQQLVAAWQSLRGVCNMMDRSNAGSMEFFYFVNMYNTNYLGYLLPSASGTFTKAATSDERDLFLGKVIRQHYRGPVKEYLLASWLGDLLTYNQFQAFIPGEYRAFAAMYPGSRFIAPMQKGVQRVVAYHDKIKAGFTDDHRFVEEQPASFRALAAAFPGKTVYIDLWATWCTPCKAQFAYNRDLKALLKKQGVEAVYISIDRLQDEPRWKEMIKYYDLQGYHLRASEALMKDLRDIFGEKNKTLYIPRYAILKNSELVVSSAKQPSDLKGLEEQLNELKTAP, from the coding sequence ATGAAACGTCAGCTGTATCTGTTTTTTCTTGTATGCTGCCCTGTATGGCTTTTCGCGCAGGAGCCCGTTATCACCTTTAGCGCCGCCGGCGGGGCGGGGCAGCAGTTGCGCGTGTTGCCGCCGGTGCAGGGGGAATTCTTTATGGGCAATTTATCGGAGCGGCGGCTCGACAGCAGCGGCACGGCAGTGTTCCCGAATACGGAGAAGGTTCCCGGCGCTTATTATTTTTTCTACAAACGTTGTTATACGCTTTATGTCAAACCCGGTAAGAGTTACAGCCTGACGGTCAACGCTGCGGATACCGTGAACCCGGTGGCCGTTACCGGGCCGGATGCGGAGGGACAGCTGGAGCTGAACAACGTTTCCGCGGAGTTTTACCAGCAGCGGGGAATGCGGTACTATGCCGAAGACTCCGTGTTCGCGCACAATGCCAAACGGGTGCGGGCAGACCAGGCGGCGCAGTTGCAGCGCTTCACCAACCTGTTCCGGGAAAAGAAAACAGACCGGGCGTTTTTACAGCATGCGGAGAAACTGACCGCCGGTTATTATGCGTCCGTGCTGGGCGCTACCCTGTTGCGGCCTACCATGGCCGTGCAGGCCGACAAAAAGAAGCCCGGCTTTCAGCAAGCCGCGGTGCAGCAGCTGGTGGCCGCCTGGCAGTCGCTGCGCGGTGTCTGCAACATGATGGACCGTAGTAATGCCGGATCGATGGAGTTTTTCTATTTCGTGAACATGTACAACACCAACTATCTCGGTTACCTGTTGCCTTCCGCATCGGGCACTTTTACCAAAGCCGCCACCAGCGACGAGCGCGATCTGTTCCTGGGCAAGGTCATCCGGCAGCATTACCGGGGGCCGGTAAAGGAGTACCTGCTGGCATCGTGGCTGGGCGATCTGCTCACCTACAACCAGTTTCAGGCGTTCATCCCCGGCGAATACCGCGCCTTTGCCGCGATGTACCCCGGCAGCCGGTTTATCGCGCCGATGCAAAAGGGTGTACAGCGGGTGGTGGCGTATCATGATAAAATCAAAGCCGGCTTCACCGACGACCACCGGTTCGTGGAGGAGCAGCCCGCTTCCTTCAGGGCGCTGGCCGCCGCTTTCCCCGGCAAAACCGTGTACATCGACCTTTGGGCTACCTGGTGTACGCCCTGCAAAGCCCAGTTTGCGTATAACAGGGACCTGAAAGCCCTGCTGAAAAAACAGGGTGTGGAAGCGGTGTACATTTCCATCGACCGGCTGCAGGATGAGCCGCGCTGGAAAGAGATGATCAAATATTATGATTTGCAGGGTTACCATCTCCGTGCGTCCGAAGCGCTGATGAAAGACCTCCGCGATATTTTCGGCGAAAAGAACAAAACGCTGTACATCCCCCGTTACGCCATCCTCAAAAACTCGGAGCTGGTGGTATCTTCCGCCAAACAGCCCAGCGATCTCAAAGGGCTGGAGGAGCAGCTGAACGAACTGAAAACCGCGCCATAA
- a CDS encoding gluconate 2-dehydrogenase subunit 3 family protein translates to MKINRRAALRQLFVISAGAAVLPACVNDKKSTKASGLLALTPEQEQTLADISATLIPTTDTPGAREVEAHLFALRMVSDCYKKDDQEKFRKGLTQFSDNVRQQYGKLFQDCAAADKQNIIAKATASKDAGTDAAYFYNTFKRLTIQAYTSSEYYLTKVDAYKLVPGKFISSVKV, encoded by the coding sequence ATGAAAATCAACAGACGCGCCGCCCTCCGGCAGCTTTTCGTGATATCCGCCGGCGCAGCCGTTTTACCGGCCTGCGTCAACGACAAAAAATCCACCAAAGCGTCCGGGCTGCTCGCCCTTACGCCGGAGCAGGAGCAAACGCTCGCGGACATTTCCGCCACGCTCATCCCTACCACCGACACGCCGGGCGCCCGGGAAGTGGAAGCCCACCTGTTCGCCCTTCGCATGGTCAGCGATTGTTACAAAAAAGACGACCAGGAGAAATTCCGAAAGGGCCTCACGCAGTTCAGCGATAATGTGCGCCAGCAATACGGCAAGCTGTTCCAGGATTGCGCCGCCGCCGATAAACAGAACATCATCGCCAAAGCGACCGCCTCGAAAGATGCCGGCACCGACGCGGCCTATTTCTACAACACTTTCAAACGCCTCACCATCCAGGCATACACCAGCTCCGAATACTATCTCACCAAGGTAGACGCTTACAAGCTCGTGCCCGGCAAATTCATCAGCAGCGTAAAAGTATAA
- a CDS encoding GMC oxidoreductase, translating into MFNINDSVKERTYDAIVIGSGISGGWAAKELTEKGLKTLVLERGRNVQHLKDYPTTNMMPWEFPHRGQVPLAVTEENPVVSRCYAFKEDAMHFFVKDKEHPYVQDKPFDWIRGYQVGGKSLLWARQTQRWSDFDFEGPARDGFAVDWPIRYKDLAPWYSHVEKFAGISGNKDGLPQLPDGEFLPPLELNDVEKYFKDFVGKNYKDRHVIFGRCAHLTEPKQIHLDQDRAQCQNRVLCQRGCPFGGYFSSNASTLPWAAKTGNLTLRPDSVVQEIMYDEKLGKASGVRVIDANTKAVTEYFASVIFVNASALNTNLLLLNSVSNRFPNGLGNDSGTLGKYVAFHNYRARISGICHDYKDVYTEGRRPSSAYLPRFRNVYKQETDFLRGYAAGFSAGRNTRRDTSGFGQGLKDELMKKQLGDWHVGSHMMGETIPKASNFVALDASQKDAWGMPLLKVNISYDDNDEKMVKDFHEQMTEMYTKAGFTDIKVTDSKQAPGLDIHEMGGARMGHDPKTSMLNKWNQLHACRNVFVTDGACMTSTSTQNPSLTYMALAARAVDYAVEQLKKKEH; encoded by the coding sequence ATGTTCAATATCAACGATTCCGTGAAGGAGCGCACCTATGATGCGATTGTGATCGGCTCCGGCATCAGCGGGGGCTGGGCGGCCAAGGAACTGACCGAAAAAGGGCTCAAAACCCTCGTGCTCGAACGCGGCCGCAATGTGCAGCATCTGAAAGATTATCCCACTACCAACATGATGCCCTGGGAATTCCCCCACCGCGGCCAGGTGCCGCTGGCGGTAACGGAAGAAAACCCGGTGGTCAGCCGCTGCTATGCGTTTAAAGAAGATGCGATGCACTTCTTCGTAAAAGACAAGGAACATCCCTACGTACAGGATAAACCGTTCGACTGGATCCGCGGTTACCAGGTAGGCGGCAAATCGCTGCTCTGGGCGCGGCAGACGCAACGCTGGAGCGACTTCGATTTTGAAGGGCCCGCCCGCGACGGGTTTGCGGTAGACTGGCCCATCCGGTACAAGGATCTCGCGCCCTGGTACAGCCATGTGGAAAAGTTCGCGGGCATCTCCGGGAATAAAGACGGCCTGCCGCAGCTCCCCGACGGTGAATTTTTGCCGCCGCTGGAGCTCAACGATGTAGAGAAATATTTCAAGGACTTCGTAGGTAAAAACTATAAAGACCGGCATGTGATTTTCGGCCGCTGCGCCCATCTCACCGAACCGAAACAGATCCACCTCGATCAGGACCGCGCCCAGTGCCAGAACCGGGTGCTGTGCCAGCGGGGCTGCCCCTTCGGCGGGTACTTCAGCAGCAATGCCTCCACCCTGCCCTGGGCCGCCAAAACCGGTAACCTGACCCTGCGACCCGACAGCGTGGTGCAGGAAATCATGTACGACGAAAAACTCGGCAAAGCCAGCGGCGTGCGGGTAATAGACGCCAACACCAAAGCCGTCACCGAATATTTTGCGTCCGTTATCTTTGTGAATGCCAGCGCGCTCAATACCAACCTGCTGCTGCTGAACTCGGTATCGAACCGGTTCCCCAACGGCCTTGGGAACGACAGCGGCACACTCGGCAAATACGTGGCCTTCCACAACTACCGCGCCCGCATCAGCGGCATATGCCATGATTACAAGGATGTCTACACGGAAGGCCGCCGTCCTTCCAGCGCTTACCTGCCGCGCTTCCGCAACGTATACAAACAGGAAACCGACTTCCTGCGCGGATATGCCGCAGGCTTCTCCGCGGGCAGAAACACCCGTCGCGACACCAGCGGTTTCGGGCAGGGCCTGAAAGACGAACTGATGAAAAAACAGCTGGGCGACTGGCACGTGGGATCCCATATGATGGGCGAAACCATTCCCAAAGCCTCCAACTTCGTGGCGCTCGACGCCAGCCAGAAAGACGCCTGGGGCATGCCTTTGCTGAAAGTGAACATCAGCTACGACGACAACGATGAAAAAATGGTGAAGGACTTCCACGAGCAGATGACGGAGATGTACACCAAAGCCGGTTTTACCGACATCAAGGTGACCGACAGCAAACAGGCCCCCGGCCTCGATATCCATGAAATGGGCGGCGCCCGCATGGGCCACGATCCCAAAACCAGCATGCTCAACAAATGGAACCAGCTGCATGCCTGCCGGAACGTATTCGTGACGGACGGCGCGTGCATGACTTCCACCAGCACACAGAACCCTTCGCTCACGTATATGGCGCTGGCCGCCAGGGCCGTGGATTACGCGGTGGAGCAGCTGAAGAAAAAAGAACACTGA